The Zestosphaera sp. genome contains a region encoding:
- a CDS encoding type II toxin-antitoxin system VapC family toxin: MREKVVYLDSSVIVKRYIEEPGSEYVGQLYVQAYNGLIKISFSLWNIGEVLGVLDKSRTREIITAEDYQVVKKRFLSETLRLTKLGYLVTVPVKLSTLRIAWKIVEKHHIYQADALQIASAKSINADEFLVADKKLHQVALEEGLNSSYIT; the protein is encoded by the coding sequence ATGAGAGAGAAAGTCGTTTACTTAGACAGTAGCGTCATTGTTAAGAGGTACATCGAAGAACCCGGTAGCGAATACGTAGGACAGCTATACGTGCAGGCTTACAATGGCTTAATCAAGATATCTTTCAGTCTCTGGAATATCGGTGAAGTACTTGGAGTTCTGGATAAGTCGAGAACAAGAGAGATCATTACAGCTGAGGACTACCAAGTAGTTAAGAAACGATTCTTGAGCGAAACTCTAAGGCTTACTAAGCTTGGGTACCTGGTTACTGTACCAGTTAAATTATCTACGCTTAGAATAGCCTGGAAAATCGTTGAGAAACACCACATATACCAAGCAGATGCGCTACAGATAGCCTCAGCAAAATCAATAAATGCAGACGAGTTCCTAGTCGCAGATAAGAAGCTCCACCAAGTAGCACTAGAAGAAGGATTAAACTCTAGCTACATCACTTAA